From Mycobacteriales bacterium, the proteins below share one genomic window:
- a CDS encoding alpha/beta hydrolase family protein, protein MATYVLVPGAWKGSWAFEEVVPLLERAGHAVHALTLTGLRPDDDDGTVATTNLDTHADDVLRHLDRAHITSATLVGHSYAGMVIAAAADRAGGRISRLVHLDAFVPRDGESWWSATNDHFRDLFAAGAAATGYAVRPPDGGDPRRRPHPLASVMQSIRLTDGFAQVARRDFIYCSGWKDRTPFAGLRTRLQADPEWQVHDLPTAHNAMHEDPEAVAALLLG, encoded by the coding sequence ATGGCGACGTACGTGCTCGTGCCCGGCGCCTGGAAGGGATCGTGGGCGTTTGAGGAGGTTGTCCCTCTGCTGGAGCGTGCCGGTCACGCAGTTCACGCCCTGACCCTGACCGGACTGCGGCCAGACGATGACGACGGGACGGTCGCGACCACCAACCTCGACACCCACGCCGACGACGTGTTACGACACCTCGATCGCGCCCACATCACCAGCGCGACCCTGGTCGGCCACAGTTACGCCGGGATGGTGATCGCCGCCGCCGCCGATCGTGCCGGCGGCCGGATCTCACGACTGGTGCATCTCGACGCCTTCGTACCGCGCGACGGCGAGTCGTGGTGGTCGGCAACGAACGACCACTTCCGAGATCTGTTCGCTGCCGGCGCCGCGGCCACCGGCTACGCCGTCCGACCACCGGACGGCGGAGATCCCCGTCGCCGTCCCCATCCCCTCGCCTCCGTCATGCAGTCCATCAGGCTTACGGATGGGTTTGCCCAGGTCGCCCGTCGGGACTTCATCTACTGCTCAGGATGGAAAGATCGAACCCCGTTCGCTGGACTCCGCACCCGACTCCAAGCCGATCCCGAGTGGCAGGTCCACGACCTCCCAACCGCCCACAATGCAATGCATGAGGACCCGGAGGCGGTCGCTGCCCTGCTGCTCGGCTAA
- a CDS encoding GNAT family N-acetyltransferase has product MLRFRQIGWLQWRWTSWMGRMTITTRPATFDDVDALVQVLCAISALPAGEIRERLEEDFRHDAREQVRGEIANSITYVICADDMRVGRLRVVRTTDYIEIAGLQVDPARQSQGIGTAVTNEILDEGRRTGLPVELDVSKENPNAERLYTRLGFHRIGENDKDYRMRRI; this is encoded by the coding sequence ATGCTGCGGTTCCGGCAAATCGGTTGGTTGCAGTGGCGCTGGACCAGTTGGATGGGCCGCATGACGATCACGACTCGCCCGGCGACGTTCGACGACGTTGACGCTCTTGTCCAGGTGCTCTGCGCAATCAGCGCCCTCCCGGCAGGCGAAATCCGTGAGCGGCTAGAGGAGGACTTCCGCCACGACGCGCGGGAGCAGGTTCGCGGAGAGATTGCGAACAGCATCACCTACGTGATCTGCGCCGATGACATGCGTGTCGGTCGGCTCCGCGTCGTCCGCACCACCGACTACATCGAGATCGCCGGCCTCCAAGTCGACCCCGCTCGGCAGAGTCAAGGCATTGGCACCGCCGTGACCAACGAGATCCTCGACGAGGGCCGCCGAACCGGCTTGCCCGTCGAACTGGATGTCAGCAAGGAAAACCCGAACGCCGAACGGCTCTACACCCGGCTCGGGTTCCACCGCATCGGCGAGAACGACAAGGACTACCGGATGCGCCGCATCTAG
- a CDS encoding VOC family protein, translated as MGKDERLTAKQFQESGEVEDWRVLAFGASAWFDAPSHTAGAALVGRIADLADSTGRLPDVDLRARGVHVRIVSGSSGLTVADVATARGISAAARDLGLAADPSAVQAVQLAIDALDKPAVMGFWRAALGYEPSGEQDLVDAMRRDPAIWFQQQDQARPLRNRVHIDVARPQALTPAEASTIGGRHIGGAYGVGFADAEGNEADVIPAEPNEEMGEAAETADWRAMFGGMTFYPIASPLRAAELAATVAGLADDAGLPLLIDLRPHGVTIDSGKDLWEEDGFGDLARRVQAAARAKGLTADTTRLRFVQIGIDAVDIPAVRGFWRAVLGYENDPRSELGVTDIYDPRRLNLTIVFQQMSALEEARRKQRNRIHVDVYVPDDQARARIDAALAAGGRIAYDAEAPEWWTLADPEGNEVDIAVSVGRAELWRASHADAD; from the coding sequence ATGGGTAAGGACGAGCGGCTGACGGCGAAGCAGTTCCAGGAATCCGGCGAGGTGGAGGACTGGCGGGTGCTCGCTTTCGGGGCGAGCGCCTGGTTCGACGCGCCGTCGCATACGGCCGGTGCGGCTCTTGTCGGCCGGATCGCCGACCTGGCCGACAGCACGGGTCGGCTGCCGGATGTGGACTTGCGTGCTCGTGGGGTACACGTGCGGATCGTGTCCGGTTCTTCTGGCCTGACCGTGGCTGATGTCGCGACGGCGCGCGGGATCTCGGCTGCAGCTCGCGACCTCGGTCTGGCGGCCGATCCGTCGGCCGTGCAGGCCGTACAACTGGCGATCGATGCGCTCGACAAGCCCGCCGTGATGGGGTTCTGGCGCGCCGCGCTGGGCTACGAACCGTCGGGCGAGCAGGATCTTGTCGACGCTATGCGGCGGGACCCGGCGATCTGGTTCCAACAGCAGGATCAGGCACGCCCGCTGCGCAACCGCGTCCACATCGACGTCGCTCGCCCACAGGCGCTCACCCCCGCCGAAGCCAGCACGATCGGCGGCAGACATATCGGTGGTGCATACGGGGTTGGGTTCGCCGACGCCGAAGGGAACGAGGCAGACGTCATCCCGGCGGAGCCGAACGAGGAGATGGGCGAAGCAGCGGAGACCGCCGACTGGCGAGCCATGTTCGGCGGGATGACGTTCTACCCGATCGCCTCGCCCTTGCGCGCAGCAGAGCTGGCCGCCACGGTAGCCGGTCTGGCCGACGACGCGGGCCTGCCACTCCTCATTGACCTACGTCCGCACGGTGTCACGATCGACTCCGGCAAGGACCTGTGGGAGGAAGACGGGTTCGGCGATCTGGCTCGCCGGGTTCAGGCGGCGGCGCGAGCCAAGGGCCTGACTGCTGACACAACCCGCCTACGCTTCGTACAGATCGGGATCGACGCTGTCGACATCCCTGCGGTGCGGGGGTTCTGGCGAGCCGTTCTCGGGTACGAGAATGATCCGCGATCCGAGCTCGGTGTCACCGACATCTACGATCCGCGCCGGCTCAACCTGACCATCGTTTTCCAACAAATGTCTGCGTTGGAAGAGGCCCGGCGCAAGCAGCGCAACCGTATCCACGTCGACGTCTACGTACCCGACGACCAAGCCCGGGCGCGCATCGACGCAGCCCTCGCCGCCGGGGGACGGATCGCGTACGACGCCGAGGCGCCGGAGTGGTGGACACTCGCCGACCCAGAAGGCAACGAGGTGGACATCGCCGTCTCAGTCGGGCGTGCAGAACTCTGGCGGGCCAGCCACGCAGACGCCGACTGA
- a CDS encoding GNAT family protein, whose protein sequence is MSTAGRLRTPDLELLRFQVGASLDAPGRIAGCYGVTIASCADGQALWIGDQVADDAAAELVAEFDRAPRPVDQSEPPPVLAACERILAWVDGELTCASGPSYVIPDDTNFAAGMTIAHSDGAGIDALWAANPGNWHPIEWSELLDGKLGPWTMILDGDRAVSICHTPGPLTESSGECGVWTDPQFRGRGYAAATVAAWVPLACVPGRRLFYSTDTANLSSQRVAERLNLVKIGSTWRLHRRRGGEAQNLHPLCSLSTKSERT, encoded by the coding sequence ATGTCGACTGCTGGTCGTCTGCGCACTCCCGACCTTGAGCTGCTCCGCTTCCAGGTTGGTGCGTCTCTCGACGCTCCAGGTCGTATCGCGGGTTGCTACGGCGTGACCATCGCCTCGTGCGCGGACGGCCAGGCGCTCTGGATCGGCGATCAAGTAGCAGACGATGCGGCGGCCGAGCTCGTCGCCGAATTCGACCGCGCACCCCGGCCGGTCGACCAGAGTGAGCCGCCGCCGGTGCTTGCCGCCTGCGAACGGATCCTCGCGTGGGTCGATGGAGAACTGACGTGCGCCTCGGGTCCGAGCTATGTCATCCCGGACGACACTAATTTCGCCGCTGGCATGACCATTGCCCACTCCGACGGAGCCGGCATCGACGCGCTGTGGGCCGCCAACCCGGGCAACTGGCATCCGATCGAATGGAGCGAACTGCTCGACGGGAAACTGGGTCCGTGGACCATGATCCTCGATGGCGATCGTGCGGTCTCGATCTGCCACACGCCAGGACCGCTCACCGAGAGCTCCGGCGAATGCGGTGTCTGGACCGACCCTCAGTTTCGCGGACGAGGCTACGCGGCCGCCACGGTCGCGGCCTGGGTGCCGCTCGCGTGTGTACCGGGGCGCCGCCTCTTCTACAGCACGGACACCGCCAATCTGTCGTCGCAGCGCGTCGCTGAGCGCTTGAACCTGGTCAAGATCGGCTCGACGTGGAGGCTTCATCGTCGCCGAGGCGGCGAAGCGCAGAACCTCCATCCCCTCTGTTCGCTGAGCACGAAGAGCGAGCGGACCTGA
- a CDS encoding AraC family transcriptional regulator, translating into MAVHTERGTSIVPANRVAWTPAGFTHYHRAHGDTDMRIVFLAPSVARLIPAHPAVFLTSDLAREVLLALTGPHNYDDATPDYSRSARSRLLRVLVDELRDAHEQPLHLPEPRDDRLQAIARMLYETPADNATLAELGKTIGASTRTLSRLFRGELGMTFYEWRTQLRIYHALVLLADGRDTTQTAYACGWANPSSFIGAFTTIIGTTPGRYRTSRQTTAPRISTLDTGQGI; encoded by the coding sequence TTGGCAGTTCACACCGAGCGCGGCACGTCGATCGTTCCCGCCAACCGGGTCGCCTGGACCCCCGCCGGCTTCACGCACTACCACCGCGCCCACGGCGACACCGATATGCGGATCGTCTTTCTCGCGCCATCCGTCGCTCGGCTAATACCGGCCCATCCCGCGGTTTTCTTGACCTCCGACCTCGCCCGCGAGGTGCTACTCGCGCTGACCGGCCCCCACAACTACGACGACGCCACGCCTGACTACAGCCGCTCCGCTCGGTCCCGCCTCCTTCGAGTCCTCGTCGATGAGCTCCGCGATGCACACGAACAGCCACTGCACCTGCCGGAGCCACGGGACGACCGATTGCAAGCCATTGCCCGGATGCTGTACGAGACGCCGGCAGACAACGCCACGCTGGCCGAACTCGGGAAGACGATCGGAGCCAGCACCCGCACTCTCAGCCGACTGTTCCGCGGCGAACTCGGCATGACCTTCTATGAGTGGCGCACGCAGCTCCGCATCTACCACGCGCTCGTTCTCCTCGCCGACGGCCGAGACACCACCCAGACCGCGTACGCCTGCGGATGGGCCAACCCCAGCAGCTTCATCGGGGCGTTCACCACCATCATCGGAACGACTCCGGGCCGCTACCGAACGAGTCGCCAGACCACCGCCCCACGCATCTCAACTCTCGACACTGGACAAGGCATCTGA
- a CDS encoding pyridoxal-phosphate dependent enzyme, producing MVDPIFLDTPLYRCEALEPGLGCTVSIKLETANPVRSFKARGTEVIASLLADNGPRAVVCASAGNLGQALAWSGRGRGLDVTVVASRFAPAAKLDRIRALDARLELVDGDFDMARERAAAVARHNGIRLVEDSLDIETCEGAATIGLELVDAGRSFDAVLIALGGGALATGVGHVVKTLAPEAEVICVQPLGAAAMTYSWRQRRVVTTDSTNTIADGVAGRRPIPAVLDDLLLVADDAVLVQEASIITAMRMLLDHAGLVVEPSAALGVAAILEDRGRFAGRHVVTIVCGSNVDVEAYHRWIGAAPI from the coding sequence GTGGTCGATCCGATCTTTCTCGACACCCCGCTGTACCGCTGCGAGGCGCTGGAGCCCGGCCTCGGATGCACGGTGAGTATCAAGCTCGAAACGGCGAACCCGGTCCGCAGCTTCAAGGCCCGCGGCACCGAGGTCATCGCGAGCCTGCTCGCCGACAATGGCCCGCGAGCCGTGGTGTGCGCGAGCGCGGGCAACCTGGGCCAGGCTCTCGCCTGGTCCGGCCGCGGCCGAGGGCTCGACGTCACCGTCGTGGCATCGCGCTTTGCGCCTGCGGCCAAGCTTGACCGCATCCGCGCACTGGACGCCAGGTTGGAGCTGGTGGACGGCGACTTCGACATGGCTCGCGAGCGGGCGGCGGCTGTCGCGCGGCACAACGGCATCCGGCTGGTCGAAGACAGCCTGGACATCGAGACCTGCGAGGGCGCGGCAACCATCGGCCTGGAGCTGGTGGATGCCGGGCGGTCGTTCGACGCCGTCCTGATAGCTCTCGGCGGCGGAGCGCTGGCCACCGGTGTCGGTCATGTGGTGAAGACCCTCGCGCCGGAGGCCGAGGTGATCTGCGTCCAACCGCTGGGCGCAGCGGCGATGACATACTCGTGGCGCCAACGGCGCGTCGTCACCACCGACTCCACGAACACCATCGCTGACGGCGTCGCCGGCCGGCGCCCCATCCCGGCTGTCCTGGACGACCTCCTCCTGGTCGCTGACGACGCCGTGCTGGTCCAGGAGGCGTCGATCATCACCGCCATGCGGATGCTCCTCGACCACGCCGGCCTCGTCGTCGAACCGTCGGCCGCGCTCGGCGTCGCCGCGATCCTCGAAGATCGTGGCCGCTTCGCCGGCCGACACGTAGTCACGATCGTGTGCGGCAGCAACGTCGACGTCGAGGCCTATCACCGCTGGATCGGTGCGGCGCCTATTTGA
- a CDS encoding DinB family protein: MTATNVPADQTPPSPDDPVEAQFGPHRFYAGEGGGSDRFRGSHFDVADLRGARFVDCDLTGVTIRDSWLVNVSISGYLSNVTVNGIDVSDFVSAELDRRHPERVQFREVQTANDVRAMWDTIERLWAQAAERAGKLPAAALTEQVNEEWSFAQTMRHLIFIIDAWASRTVLDEERPYHPLGLPQSWYPAADAAALGIDLTGQPGYAEVLAARADRMAGMRRIVADLTAVNLGRLCHRSPAPGYPDEERTVIDCIGVVLEEEIEHYRYAIRDLAALEGS; this comes from the coding sequence ATGACAGCGACCAACGTTCCGGCCGATCAAACGCCTCCCTCCCCCGATGACCCGGTTGAGGCGCAGTTCGGGCCGCACCGGTTCTACGCCGGCGAGGGCGGCGGCAGTGATCGGTTCCGCGGCAGCCACTTCGACGTCGCGGACCTGCGCGGAGCCCGGTTCGTCGATTGCGATCTGACCGGCGTCACGATCAGGGACAGCTGGCTGGTGAACGTGAGTATCTCGGGCTACCTCAGCAACGTCACGGTCAATGGCATTGACGTGAGCGATTTCGTCAGCGCCGAGCTGGACCGTCGGCACCCGGAGCGAGTGCAGTTCCGCGAGGTCCAGACGGCCAATGACGTCCGCGCGATGTGGGACACCATCGAGCGGCTGTGGGCGCAGGCAGCCGAGCGGGCCGGAAAACTGCCCGCTGCAGCGTTGACTGAGCAGGTCAACGAGGAGTGGTCATTCGCTCAGACAATGCGCCATCTGATCTTCATCATTGACGCATGGGCCAGCCGAACGGTGCTGGATGAGGAAAGGCCCTACCACCCGCTCGGGCTGCCGCAGAGCTGGTACCCGGCAGCGGACGCGGCCGCGCTTGGCATCGACCTGACCGGGCAGCCCGGCTACGCCGAGGTCCTGGCCGCTCGCGCCGACCGGATGGCTGGGATGCGGCGCATCGTCGCCGACCTGACCGCCGTCAACCTGGGACGGCTATGCCACCGCTCGCCCGCTCCCGGTTACCCGGACGAGGAGCGCACCGTGATCGACTGCATCGGCGTCGTACTGGAGGAGGAGATCGAGCACTACCGGTACGCGATCCGCGACTTGGCCGCGCTAGAAGGCAGTTAG
- a CDS encoding uridine kinase — MNEADPSRAIARNRQPGSEVLRALAASIQELPGSGCVLVGVDGVDGSGKTVFANKLGEVLRTDGRSTVRLSIDDFHHVRAIRYRRGRSSPEGFWLDSFDYERLSAYVLDPLGPGGSRRYRPRGHDLESDQILVPDDVFAPAGSVVIIDGLFLHRDELADVWNFSVFLDVPFDVTARRLATRDGSNPDPGHPSMRRYVEAQMLYFARCSPQRRASVVIDNTSFDHPRFVGPPRKAGVVE; from the coding sequence GTGAACGAGGCTGATCCCTCGCGCGCCATTGCGCGGAATAGGCAACCAGGTTCGGAAGTCCTGAGGGCTCTGGCCGCATCGATACAGGAACTTCCTGGATCGGGTTGCGTTCTCGTCGGCGTTGACGGCGTCGACGGATCGGGCAAGACCGTCTTCGCGAACAAACTCGGCGAGGTACTTCGCACCGACGGGCGCTCGACGGTCCGTCTCTCCATCGACGACTTCCACCACGTCCGCGCGATCAGGTACCGACGAGGACGGAGCTCTCCCGAGGGCTTCTGGCTCGACTCATTCGACTATGAGCGGCTAAGCGCCTACGTTCTCGACCCGCTTGGCCCGGGCGGTTCGCGTCGATACCGCCCACGCGGGCATGATCTCGAGAGCGACCAGATCCTCGTCCCCGACGACGTCTTCGCGCCCGCCGGAAGCGTTGTGATCATCGACGGGCTCTTCCTTCACCGCGATGAACTGGCCGACGTCTGGAACTTCTCGGTCTTCCTCGATGTGCCGTTCGACGTCACGGCTCGACGCTTGGCAACCCGCGACGGCTCTAATCCCGACCCTGGCCACCCCAGCATGCGACGGTACGTCGAGGCCCAGATGCTCTATTTTGCGCGGTGCAGTCCCCAACGCAGGGCCAGTGTGGTCATCGACAACACGTCCTTCGACCACCCTCGCTTCGTCGGCCCACCCCGCAAGGCGGGGGTCGTCGAGTAG